The following are encoded together in the Nyctibius grandis isolate bNycGra1 chromosome 5, bNycGra1.pri, whole genome shotgun sequence genome:
- the SLC25A3 gene encoding solute carrier family 25 member 3 isoform X1 produces MFSSIAPLARLNPFYAPHFQLVQDGVRKRAEPAEAPTTRRSLAAASAAEEYSCAYGSGRFFMLCGLGGIISCGSTHTALVPLDLVKCRIQVDPQKYKSIFNGFSVTVKEDGVRGLAKGWAPTFIGYSMQGLCKFGFYEVFKILYGNLLGEENAYLWRTSLYLAASASAEFFADIALAPMEAAKVRIQTQPGYANTLRQAVPKMFGEEGIWAFYKGVAPLWMRQIPYTMMKFACFERTVEALYKYVVPKPRSECTKAEQLVVTFIAGYIAGVFCAIVSHPADSVVSVLNKEKGSSASQVLMRLGFKGVWKGLFARIIMIGTLTALQWFIYDSVKVYFRLPRPPPPEMPESLKKKLGLTE; encoded by the exons ATGTTCTCCTCCATCGCGCCGCTCGCCCGGCTCAACCCCTTCTACGCGCCGCACTTCCAGCTGGTCCAGGACGGGGTAAGGAAGCGCGCGGAGCCAGCGGAGGCGCCGACCACGCGGCGGAGCTTGGCGGCCGCATCCGCCGCCGAAG AATACAGCTGTGCATATGGCTCAGGCAGATTCTTTATGCTTTGTGGCCTTGGTGGGATTATTAGCTGTGGATCAACACATACAGCACTCGTTCCTCTAGACCTGGTTAAATGCAGAATACAG GTTGATCCACAAAAATACAAGAGCATCTTCAATGGATTTTCAGTGACAGTCAAAGAAGATGGTGTTCGTGGCTTGGCAAAGGGATGGGCTCCAACCTTTATTGGATATTCCATGCAGGGGCTTTGTAAATTTGGTTTCTATGAAGTTTTCAAAATCCTATATGGCAACTTACTGGGAGAG GAAAATGCATATTTGTGGCGTACTTCGCTATATTTAGCTGCATCTGCCAGTGCGGAGTTTTTTGCTGACATTGCTCTGGCTCCAATGGAAGCTGCTAAAGTTCGTATTCAGACACAGCCTGGATATGCCAACACTCTGCGCCAGGCTGTACCGAAAATGTTTGGAGAAGAAGGCATCTGGGC TTTCTATAAAGGTGTTGCTCCACTATGGATGAGACAGATTCCATACACAATGATGAAATTTGCCTGCTTTGAACGTACTGTTGAAGCTCTCTACAAGTACGTCGTTCCCAAGCCACGAAGTGAATGtacaaaagcagaacagctgGTGGTCACATTTATTGCAGGCTATATTG CTGGTGTGTTCTGTGCCATTGTTTCCCATCCTGCTGACTCCGTGGTGTCTGTGTTGAACAAAGAAAAGGGCAGTTCTGCTTCACAGGTTCTTATGAGGCTTGGATTCAAAG GTGTATGGAAAGGTCTGTTTGCCCGTATCATTATGATTGGTACCCTGACTGCACTACAGTGGTTcatctatgattctgtgaaggttTATTTCAGACTTCCTCGTCCACCTCCACCTGAAATGCCAGAATCTCTGAAGAAGAAGCTTGGTCTAACTGAATAG
- the SLC25A3 gene encoding solute carrier family 25 member 3 isoform X2 produces MFSSIAPLARLNPFYAPHFQLVQDGVRKRAEPAEAPTTRRSLAAASAAEEYSCEYGSLKFYALCGVGGVLSCGLTHTAVVPLDLVKCRMQVDPQKYKSIFNGFSVTVKEDGVRGLAKGWAPTFIGYSMQGLCKFGFYEVFKILYGNLLGEENAYLWRTSLYLAASASAEFFADIALAPMEAAKVRIQTQPGYANTLRQAVPKMFGEEGIWAFYKGVAPLWMRQIPYTMMKFACFERTVEALYKYVVPKPRSECTKAEQLVVTFIAGYIAGVFCAIVSHPADSVVSVLNKEKGSSASQVLMRLGFKGVWKGLFARIIMIGTLTALQWFIYDSVKVYFRLPRPPPPEMPESLKKKLGLTE; encoded by the exons ATGTTCTCCTCCATCGCGCCGCTCGCCCGGCTCAACCCCTTCTACGCGCCGCACTTCCAGCTGGTCCAGGACGGGGTAAGGAAGCGCGCGGAGCCAGCGGAGGCGCCGACCACGCGGCGGAGCTTGGCGGCCGCATCCGCCGCCGAAG AATACAGTTGTGAATATGGCTCGCTCAAGTTTTATGCTCTCTGTGGCGTTGGTGGGGTCCTAAGTTGTGGCCTGACACACACTGCTGTTGTACCTCTGGATTTAGTGAAATGTCGTATGCAG GTTGATCCACAAAAATACAAGAGCATCTTCAATGGATTTTCAGTGACAGTCAAAGAAGATGGTGTTCGTGGCTTGGCAAAGGGATGGGCTCCAACCTTTATTGGATATTCCATGCAGGGGCTTTGTAAATTTGGTTTCTATGAAGTTTTCAAAATCCTATATGGCAACTTACTGGGAGAG GAAAATGCATATTTGTGGCGTACTTCGCTATATTTAGCTGCATCTGCCAGTGCGGAGTTTTTTGCTGACATTGCTCTGGCTCCAATGGAAGCTGCTAAAGTTCGTATTCAGACACAGCCTGGATATGCCAACACTCTGCGCCAGGCTGTACCGAAAATGTTTGGAGAAGAAGGCATCTGGGC TTTCTATAAAGGTGTTGCTCCACTATGGATGAGACAGATTCCATACACAATGATGAAATTTGCCTGCTTTGAACGTACTGTTGAAGCTCTCTACAAGTACGTCGTTCCCAAGCCACGAAGTGAATGtacaaaagcagaacagctgGTGGTCACATTTATTGCAGGCTATATTG CTGGTGTGTTCTGTGCCATTGTTTCCCATCCTGCTGACTCCGTGGTGTCTGTGTTGAACAAAGAAAAGGGCAGTTCTGCTTCACAGGTTCTTATGAGGCTTGGATTCAAAG GTGTATGGAAAGGTCTGTTTGCCCGTATCATTATGATTGGTACCCTGACTGCACTACAGTGGTTcatctatgattctgtgaaggttTATTTCAGACTTCCTCGTCCACCTCCACCTGAAATGCCAGAATCTCTGAAGAAGAAGCTTGGTCTAACTGAATAG
- the IKBIP gene encoding inhibitor of nuclear factor kappa-B kinase-interacting protein isoform X2 has product MSEVKQRKKGISSSKSNEDSQNVEKHSNCGKLASPRTSNNRSSFWMDSRTTLSIISLTVCLVLTWFLFQQSGQFADMEKKYSFLQQEAEKFLDVENKVNLIFEKCEKTWNLMEQLEELQIISHIKHLQEDIYTMKTWSSSIIKKQEELQKNLTTLFHAVSSVEENAASVAKNITLTIVTVKTDIRRISGLVSDMTVLTDSLQTLEDKVEKGEKKTVKNIGDLLTSSIDRSTKLQSLASSNARKIEQIKTALSELQSDFNKHSGRLLNLEGDRTKVLKTVIFANDLKPKMYKLKKDFAVLEPLINDLTLRIGRLVEDVLRQEKETALLNEKLANLTRAQTEIKDMKDEITKISDMN; this is encoded by the exons atgtCTGAAGttaagcagaggaaaaaaggtatttcttcaTCCAAGAGCAATGAAGATTCACAAAATGTTGAGAAGCACAGTAATTGTGGGAAGCTGGCAAGTCCCAGGACCAGCAATAATCGGAGTTCCTTTTGGATGGACTCACGGACCACCTTGAGCATAATTTCCCTTACTGTTTGCCTGGTGCTGACCTG GTTCCTATTTCAGCAGTCAGGTCAATTTGCTGATATGGAAAAAAAGTACAGTTTCTTACagcaagaagctgaaaaattcCTGGATGTGGAAAATAAAGTTAACTTAATTTTTGAAAAG TGTGAAAAGACTTGGAACTTAATGGAACAGCTGGAAGAGCTTCAGATAATTTCCCACATTAAACATCTGCAGGAAGATATTTATACAATGAAAACATGGTCTAGCagcataattaaaaaacaagaagaacTGCAGAAGAATTTAACAACCCTTTTTCATGCAGTTTCAAGTGTTGAAGAGAATGCAGCTTCTGTAGCAAAAAACATAACTTTGACGATTGTGACAGTAAAAACTGACATCAGGCGCATTTCAGGCCTAGTCTCAGATATGACTGTGCTGACTGATTCTTTGCAAACACTAGAAGATAAAGtagaaaaaggtgaaaagaaGACAGTAAAAAATATAGGTGACCTGCTTACCAGTAGCATCGACCGAAGTACAAAACTACAAAGCTTGGCATCCAGTAACGCGAGAAAAATTGAGCAAATTAAGACAGCGTTATCTGAGCTACAAAGTGATTTTAACAAGCATTCGGGTAGACTTTTGAATCTCGAAGGTGACAGAACAAAAGTTCTGAAGACAGTTATATTTGCAAATGATTTAAAACCCAAGATGTACAAACTTAAAAAGGATTTTGCCGTCTTGGAGCCATTGATAAATGACCTAACACTGAGAATAGGAAGATTAGTGGAGGATGTATTGCGACAGGAGAAGGAAACTGCTTTACTGAATGAGAAACTGGCCAATCTAACAAGAGCTCAAACTGAGATCAAAGATATGAAAGATGAAATAACCAAGATTTCAGACATGAATTGA
- the IKBIP gene encoding inhibitor of nuclear factor kappa-B kinase-interacting protein isoform X1 produces the protein MSEVKQRKKGISSSKSNEDSQNVEKHSNCGKLASPRTSNNRSSFWMDSRTTLSIISLTVCLVLTWFLFQQSGQFADMEKKYSFLQQEAEKFLDVENKVNLIFEKLESSESILREAASSISLVTEFEQEMSSLHNIISDIQNNEQILSIKMQSINEKFQNVTDSWRRSLDEMNTNTSGLKSEAKFIHTEVTSQINEVDQRIKSLSERVRDLEDSTARNIKTLKRQEDGEFSGVEQKLDLHARAVEKLEEEQNSLVAKGADLNQKLANYEPKIEECKTYLPTIENAIHSILRLSSELLSMEKKIKDLTTQLYTVENDMLKTVSDTAAMQKVLEGIQYNDSVLKVQNKIVVLEEVVHDIKVSSKAKEITSENDQNADK, from the exons atgtCTGAAGttaagcagaggaaaaaaggtatttcttcaTCCAAGAGCAATGAAGATTCACAAAATGTTGAGAAGCACAGTAATTGTGGGAAGCTGGCAAGTCCCAGGACCAGCAATAATCGGAGTTCCTTTTGGATGGACTCACGGACCACCTTGAGCATAATTTCCCTTACTGTTTGCCTGGTGCTGACCTG GTTCCTATTTCAGCAGTCAGGTCAATTTGCTGATATGGAAAAAAAGTACAGTTTCTTACagcaagaagctgaaaaattcCTGGATGTGGAAAATAAAGTTAACTTAATTTTTGAAAAG CTTGAGTCTTCTGAAAGTATTCTACGAGAAGCTGCCTCATCCATCTCTCTGGTGACTGAGTTTGAGCAGGAAATGTCTTCTCTTCATAACATCATAAGTGATATTCAGAACAATGAACAGATTCTCTCTATAAAGATGCAGAGCATTAATGAGAAGTTCCAAAATGTTACAGATTCCTGGAGAAGAAGCTTGGATGAAATGAACACCAACACTAGTGGTTTAAAATCTGAAGCAAAGTTCATACATACAGAAGTTACTTCCCAAATTAATGAAGTTGACCAAAGAATTAAATCCCTTTCAGAAAGAGTAAGGGATTTGGAAGACAGTACAGCCAGAAATATTAAAACGTTAAAAAGGCAAGAAGATGGTGAATTCTCTGGAGTTGAACAAAAGTTGGACTTGCACGCAAGGGCAGTTGAAAAGCTAGAAGAAGAACAGAATAGTCTGGTAGCCAAGGGTGCAGACCTGAATCAGAAACTTGCTAACTATGAACCTAAAATTGAGGAGTGCAAGACCTATTTGCCAACAATTGAAAATGCTATTCACTCTATTCTTAGATTATCAAGTGAATTGCTAAGTATGgagaaaaagataaaggacTTGACAACACAGCTATATACTGTGGAAAATGATATGTTGaaaactgtttctgatacaGCGGCGATGCAAAAAGTTCTTGAAGGCATCCAGTACAATGACAGTGTATTGaaagtgcaaaataaaatagtggTTTTAGAAGAAGTAGTGCATGACATTAAAGTatcttcaaaagcaaaagaaataacttcagaaaatgaCCAGAATGCAGATAAGTGA